The genomic window CAGCGCGACCAGCGCCAGCAGGATCAGCGGCGCAGTAAACCCGATGGGGCCCAGCATCCACATCAGCCCGCCCTTTCCAGCGCCGCATACAGCCACAACAGCACCGGCTGCGCCGCCGTGCCGGTGTGGTGACACTGGTAGTGCCAGCCCGAGGCGCGGGCCAGCGTTGCCAGCCGTTCCTTGCGCTCGGCCAGCCGTGCCAGATAGCGGCCGCGCAGGTCGCCCGCCCGCAGGGTCTCATGGCGCAGGCTGCCGCCCATCGACTCGAATATGGTGCGGCCGTCGAACGGGAAATCCTCTTCGGCCGGGTCGAGCACCTGGCACAGCACGCCGCGCACCCCCCGGTCGGTGGCGCGGCCAAGGGCGGTCTCGATCCCCGCCAGATCGCCAAGGAAATCCGACAGGAACACGGCGCGGCCATGGCTGACCATGCCTGCGGTTTCCGGCGCGCCATAGTCGGCGGCTGAGTCCGCCTCCAGCGCGTCGGCGATGCGGGGAAGCTGCATCCGGCCGGACCGGGGCGGGGCGGCGTCGCCCGCCAGCCCGACCCGCTCGCCGCCGCGCAAGAGCAGCACCGCCAGCGCCAGCGCCAGCAGCCGTGCGCGGTCGGCCTTGGGGGGGCGCGACCCTGCGCCGGTGAACGACATCGACTTCGACCCATCGACCCACAGCGTCACCGTCTGCGCTGCCTGCCATTCGCGTTCACGCACGAAATGGGCATCCGACCGGGCCGAACGACGCCAGTCGACCATCCGCGCGGAATCTCCGGCATGGGCCGGGCGGTATTGCCAGAACTCGTCGCCCATCCCCGCCCGCCTGCGCCCGTGATCGCCAAGGATCACCGTCGCGGCCAGATGCTCGGCGGCCGCCAGCAGCGGCGGCAGGGCCTGGCCCAGCGACTCGGCACGGACGCGAAGGGGGGCGGCTGCGCTCACGCCGCCGCCTCGAGGCCCAGCGTGCGGGCGGCCACGCCGTCGATCAGCGAGGCGAGGCTTTCGCCCCGCGCCCGGGCCGCGAACGAAAGCGCCA from Paracoccaceae bacterium Fryx2 includes these protein-coding regions:
- a CDS encoding DUF58 domain-containing protein, producing MSAAAPLRVRAESLGQALPPLLAAAEHLAATVILGDHGRRRAGMGDEFWQYRPAHAGDSARMVDWRRSARSDAHFVREREWQAAQTVTLWVDGSKSMSFTGAGSRPPKADRARLLALALAVLLLRGGERVGLAGDAAPPRSGRMQLPRIADALEADSAADYGAPETAGMVSHGRAVFLSDFLGDLAGIETALGRATDRGVRGVLCQVLDPAEEDFPFDGRTIFESMGGSLRHETLRAGDLRGRYLARLAERKERLATLARASGWHYQCHHTGTAAQPVLLWLYAALERAG